The following proteins are co-located in the bacterium genome:
- a CDS encoding MMPL family transporter, translating to MVDNRNSNGDGQLVVEKKTLSARYISLILRFRILAVVLIVCVTAIFGFYASKLKIATDFISFYPPKHPFIQLYSKYRSMFGSANVMVVAVEVKNGDIYNWKTIDKINRITQAMLQVEGCNPAQLASITHPKIKNVEVTGMGITLKPVVHPGLERNEIGLQEIKRSIYSNEGIRGFYVSPDDKSAAIYAGFWEQGWDPAIVYKKIEAIKAAETDKDHNIYCTGYPALYSYIYSLAPQIMKMLYVTFLVLLALLLYYFRTIHGVVIPFLSAIISAIWGLGFASMLGYALDPLILVVPLIISARLISHSVQCMSRYYEEYLIVGDRTEALVKGYGEMLAPATLSTLTDAVGLLLISVATIPIMRHLGIFSSFWVMTIVVTVPTLNPLMLSFIKPPTSSKIERQTRGRVYSKISRFLVKPSEGKGRWVVVGVVALILIGGGIYSRNLKIGDTEAGSATLFPDHPYNESFRFFNKNFVGATQLIILAEGKEPGAIKNYNSLKSIEQFQQYMESEGGAGGTLTFNNMIKSVYRTFHEGNPKWEMVPKSEKDLAQIGYIIRNNAAPGEMDTYVDYSWTNATITCFYKSYTSDLIKNSIAKAKEFIEKNKTEKINYRLAGGLLGILYAVNEEVEYSYWVSLVVVFLACFLLCTLTFRSLKCGLILIVPLAVSQIITEVFMLLYGIDVNINSLPVAAIAVGIGINYGIYLLARINKEYSISKDYGIANRIAMETTGKTIVFTESTMLAGIFFMIFVNMKFQSEMGLLLTILMMLNMINALILIPVLVNIFKPNVTGGLLNHH from the coding sequence ATGGTAGACAACCGGAATAGTAACGGTGACGGACAGCTTGTTGTGGAAAAAAAGACGCTATCTGCAAGATATATATCGCTCATATTGCGATTTAGGATACTTGCTGTCGTTCTGATCGTTTGTGTAACGGCAATATTCGGCTTCTACGCGAGCAAGTTGAAAATAGCAACGGATTTTATCTCTTTCTATCCACCGAAACATCCGTTCATACAGCTATATAGTAAATATAGAAGCATGTTCGGAAGCGCAAATGTAATGGTTGTGGCTGTGGAAGTAAAGAACGGAGATATTTATAATTGGAAAACAATCGATAAAATTAACAGGATAACGCAGGCGATGTTGCAGGTCGAAGGATGCAATCCCGCGCAACTTGCCTCGATCACGCATCCGAAGATAAAGAATGTTGAAGTAACGGGGATGGGGATCACATTGAAGCCGGTAGTTCACCCCGGGCTGGAAAGGAATGAGATCGGCTTACAGGAAATCAAGCGATCCATTTACAGCAATGAAGGGATACGGGGGTTTTACGTATCTCCGGACGACAAGTCGGCCGCGATCTATGCTGGATTCTGGGAGCAAGGATGGGATCCGGCGATAGTCTATAAAAAAATCGAAGCGATCAAAGCCGCGGAAACAGATAAAGATCACAATATTTATTGCACCGGTTATCCGGCGTTATACTCGTACATATATAGTCTCGCACCGCAAATCATGAAAATGCTTTACGTTACATTCCTCGTTCTGCTTGCCCTTCTGCTCTATTACTTCAGGACGATCCATGGTGTCGTCATCCCGTTTCTGTCCGCGATCATCAGCGCGATCTGGGGACTTGGGTTCGCGAGCATGCTTGGATACGCCCTGGATCCGTTGATTCTCGTAGTTCCATTGATAATTTCCGCCAGATTAATCAGTCACTCCGTTCAATGCATGTCGCGGTACTACGAGGAATATCTGATCGTTGGGGATAGGACGGAGGCGCTTGTCAAAGGGTATGGGGAGATGCTTGCGCCCGCGACGCTCTCGACCCTTACCGATGCCGTCGGACTGTTGCTGATCTCCGTGGCGACGATTCCGATCATGCGGCATCTGGGGATCTTTTCCTCCTTCTGGGTAATGACGATCGTCGTGACGGTACCGACGCTGAATCCGCTCATGCTCTCTTTCATCAAGCCCCCGACCTCTTCGAAAATCGAGCGCCAGACGCGGGGGCGCGTCTACTCGAAGATATCCCGCTTCCTGGTGAAGCCGTCCGAAGGGAAAGGACGTTGGGTGGTCGTCGGTGTCGTCGCTCTCATCCTGATCGGCGGCGGCATCTATTCCCGCAATCTGAAAATCGGGGATACCGAGGCCGGCTCCGCGACATTGTTCCCGGATCACCCCTACAACGAATCGTTCCGGTTCTTCAACAAGAATTTCGTCGGCGCCACGCAGTTGATCATTCTCGCCGAAGGGAAAGAGCCGGGAGCGATCAAGAACTACAATTCGCTCAAGTCGATCGAACAATTTCAGCAGTACATGGAATCGGAAGGAGGAGCCGGGGGGACATTAACGTTCAACAACATGATCAAAAGCGTCTACCGGACGTTCCACGAAGGCAATCCGAAATGGGAGATGGTCCCGAAGAGTGAAAAAGATCTCGCCCAGATCGGCTACATCATCCGGAACAATGCCGCTCCGGGAGAGATGGACACGTACGTCGATTACAGTTGGACCAATGCGACGATAACCTGTTTCTACAAGTCGTACACCAGCGATTTGATCAAGAACAGTATCGCGAAGGCCAAGGAATTCATCGAGAAGAACAAGACGGAGAAAATCAATTATCGTCTCGCAGGCGGATTGCTCGGCATTCTATACGCAGTGAATGAAGAAGTGGAATATTCCTATTGGGTCTCCCTGGTCGTTGTTTTTCTGGCCTGCTTTTTATTGTGCACATTAACGTTTCGATCCCTCAAATGCGGCCTGATTCTCATCGTCCCTCTGGCCGTTTCACAGATCATAACCGAAGTGTTCATGCTGCTCTACGGAATCGACGTGAATATAAATTCCCTTCCGGTAGCTGCGATCGCCGTCGGGATCGGCATCAATTACGGCATCTACCTCCTCGCCAGGATCAATAAAGAATATTCGATTTCAAAGGATTACGGGATCGCAAATCGAATTGCCATGGAAACGACGGGAAAAACGATCGTATTTACCGAATCGACCATGCTTGCAGGAATATTTTTCATGATATTCGTCAACATGAAATTCCAATCCGAAATGGGTTTGCTCTTAACGATCCTGATGATGTTGAACATGATCAACGCGTTGATCCTGATTCCAGTCCTTGTGAACATCTTCAAGCCGAATGTGACCGGCGGATTATTGAATCACCATTGA
- a CDS encoding DUF1329 domain-containing protein, translating to MKMYRRLGICLLGGLFAAGLVGNGFASDLHRVDRNNWNTLKGQMPESALKWVQKGDMVVNVEILDYDPGQILPAWVLESKKENVGKYKLTAKKAIVESATGKTPKFIKGIPFPDVKKSDPDGPEKIMWNTYYMRDANGPLKNKIDLKFIGRKSGYERSVLVDWYSKPFDSYQEAENWPNRDDFESVNQQVITSPFDMAGTAMMTWRYRTEKEDMLNGYVPAIRRVRRMTPAGRSDAMFGSDFARDDGGYGLYDGAINNFKWKIIGEGEVIGGFIGAKPMTVHKNKDGEWEYDMKNKDLFQWSYKVKGGSAAPWFVDSGVWTKRPVWIIEGIPKDQYYNYGKQIFYIDKELNIGYWKVIYDRTGKYWKTLWAMWGMAQDAQKTTSWNAILHFNILDERSQHATSIDSTPKYTCAAKINTNQFSLAGFASLCK from the coding sequence ATGAAGATGTATCGACGGTTGGGAATATGTCTCCTTGGCGGGCTCTTCGCCGCCGGCTTGGTCGGAAATGGTTTCGCCTCCGACCTCCACAGGGTCGACCGGAACAACTGGAACACTCTCAAGGGCCAGATGCCGGAGAGCGCCCTGAAATGGGTACAGAAAGGCGACATGGTCGTGAACGTGGAAATCCTCGATTACGATCCCGGACAGATTCTTCCTGCCTGGGTCCTGGAATCGAAGAAAGAAAATGTCGGAAAGTACAAGCTGACGGCGAAAAAGGCGATCGTCGAGTCGGCAACCGGGAAAACCCCGAAATTCATCAAAGGGATTCCGTTCCCGGACGTGAAGAAAAGCGATCCGGACGGTCCTGAAAAGATCATGTGGAACACGTACTACATGCGGGATGCGAACGGTCCGCTGAAGAACAAGATCGACTTGAAATTCATCGGACGGAAATCCGGATACGAACGGTCGGTCCTCGTCGACTGGTACAGCAAGCCGTTCGACAGCTACCAGGAAGCCGAGAATTGGCCGAACCGGGACGACTTCGAAAGTGTCAACCAACAGGTCATCACAAGCCCCTTCGACATGGCGGGAACGGCGATGATGACGTGGCGCTATCGGACCGAAAAAGAGGACATGCTGAACGGGTACGTTCCGGCGATCCGACGGGTTCGGCGGATGACCCCGGCAGGACGCTCCGACGCGATGTTCGGATCGGATTTCGCGAGGGACGACGGCGGCTACGGGTTGTACGACGGAGCCATCAACAACTTCAAGTGGAAGATCATCGGCGAAGGGGAGGTCATCGGGGGATTCATCGGAGCGAAACCGATGACGGTCCATAAGAACAAGGACGGCGAATGGGAATACGACATGAAGAACAAGGACCTGTTTCAGTGGAGCTACAAGGTGAAGGGAGGATCCGCCGCCCCGTGGTTTGTCGATAGCGGAGTATGGACGAAGCGGCCCGTATGGATCATCGAAGGTATCCCGAAGGACCAGTACTACAACTACGGGAAACAGATTTTCTATATCGACAAGGAGTTGAACATCGGTTACTGGAAGGTCATCTACGACAGGACCGGTAAATATTGGAAGACGCTCTGGGCGATGTGGGGAATGGCGCAGGATGCACAGAAGACCACGAGCTGGAACGCCATCCTGCATTTCAACATCCTCGATGAGCGCTCCCAGCATGCCACGTCCATCGACAGCACTCCCAAGTACACCTGTGCCGCGAAGATAAACACCAATCAGTTTTCATTGGCCGGCTTCGCGTCTTTGTGCAAGTGA
- a CDS encoding YCF48-related protein, which yields MANRVFTAMTIVVVVMLFMVCGNALSAGSGKNITSKEIRGNIFASAYLSDNTNIMVGDSGKIYLSAGTNGNWILIPSGTTEQLFSVSFVDSRNGWVSGSSGTILHTSDGGRAWEKQRSNVDKHLFGIHFFDPLRGTAVGDWGAIVITEDGGRNWKDAHLPEDVVLYGVRTTKTGGVIVGEFGNIFRSNDMGRTWNKGPAIVEQSLFCLSEYEGTMVAGGLEGVLIHSTDGGKTWKRSTSPLNQSIYGIDVRGISGYAVGNRGTVLRTADGGKTWSAIGVPLGIQLFWFGTVQISPIGNLPRGFGAGAHGLNFRLSDKEISW from the coding sequence ATGGCGAATAGAGTATTTACTGCCATGACGATCGTCGTAGTTGTAATGTTGTTCATGGTGTGCGGCAACGCGTTGTCGGCTGGAAGCGGGAAAAACATCACTTCAAAAGAGATTCGGGGAAATATCTTCGCGTCAGCGTATCTCTCGGACAATACCAACATCATGGTCGGAGATAGCGGAAAGATCTACCTGTCCGCCGGAACTAATGGGAATTGGATCCTCATACCGAGCGGGACCACGGAGCAACTCTTTTCCGTAAGCTTTGTCGATTCAAGGAACGGGTGGGTGTCCGGAAGTTCCGGGACGATCCTGCATACATCGGATGGCGGCAGGGCGTGGGAAAAGCAGAGATCCAACGTCGATAAACACCTCTTCGGGATTCATTTTTTCGACCCGCTTCGGGGAACTGCGGTCGGGGATTGGGGAGCGATCGTCATTACCGAGGACGGGGGGCGCAACTGGAAAGATGCCCACCTCCCTGAAGACGTCGTGCTTTACGGGGTCCGCACCACGAAAACCGGCGGGGTCATCGTGGGGGAGTTCGGCAACATCTTCCGGTCGAATGACATGGGGCGGACGTGGAACAAGGGACCCGCGATCGTAGAGCAGAGCCTGTTCTGTCTTTCGGAATACGAAGGGACGATGGTTGCCGGAGGGTTGGAAGGGGTGCTCATTCATTCCACCGATGGCGGAAAGACATGGAAGCGATCTACGTCGCCGCTGAACCAATCAATCTACGGGATCGATGTCCGGGGAATCTCGGGGTATGCGGTCGGAAACCGGGGAACGGTGCTCAGAACGGCGGACGGCGGAAAGACGTGGAGTGCAATCGGTGTCCCGTTGGGAATCCAGCTGTTCTGGTTCGGAACGGTCCAGATTTCTCCAATAGGCAATCTCCCCCGGGGATTTGGCGCAGGCGCCCACGGATTGAATTTCCGTTTATCGGATAAGGAGATTTCATGGTAG
- a CDS encoding FAD-dependent oxidoreductase produces MSEFQFLFSPIQIGNMVVRNRLFQAAHITGFAEKGLPTERLLHYYEARARGGVGLIVQEATAVSPYTQYHAEVFAQAYRDEIVPILKRIGEAVHEHGAKIVLQLWHCGHVSTSFYTGYPGQSSSGIPNPMIGECPVEMNEDDIRQAVRYFVDASLRTKEAGYDGVEFNFGHGYLQQQFLSPSQNIRKDKYGGSLENRMRFSMEAIDAVREAVGRNFVVGLRAAGDELIPEGYTLDDAKEIFSAWARTGKLDYLNVTAASYKSGAYAVPPMMIPPRPMVYLAAEIKQLVDLPVFTAIRINDPVTAEEIVKNNEADMVGMARGMICDPELPRKAMEGRLNDIRQCIACNQGCWDRFCHKEAITCLQNPEAGFEGVRKISPASVRKKVLVVGGGCAGMEAAIVARKRGHDVVLFEKTGELGGAIRIMAVVPSRQEFGQAVRFLKHELERLGVEVRMNTEMTADAVMKERADAVILATGALPIEDPVPDKVGPGSSIEIRPGAHVVTVEDVLQRKAVCGKRVVIADYQNYSKGLAAAEFLADQGKDVTVVMPFPVRLFTSNPYNVELITLGLQFMILKTKGVRRVSDHQVKKAFPGKVVIRDVFTGKGESLEADTLVLSYWRKANDGLYGQLKGKVPQIYKVGDALAPRLLLDAIHEGYRVASEI; encoded by the coding sequence ATGAGCGAATTCCAATTCCTGTTTTCTCCGATCCAGATCGGGAACATGGTAGTTCGCAACCGGCTATTTCAAGCTGCCCATATCACCGGATTCGCGGAGAAAGGCCTTCCCACGGAACGGCTTCTTCACTACTACGAAGCCAGGGCCCGTGGAGGGGTCGGCCTGATCGTGCAGGAGGCGACGGCGGTTTCGCCCTACACGCAGTATCACGCCGAGGTGTTCGCCCAGGCATACAGGGACGAAATCGTGCCGATCCTCAAGCGGATCGGGGAGGCGGTTCACGAACATGGGGCAAAAATCGTCCTCCAGCTATGGCACTGCGGCCATGTGAGCACCAGCTTTTACACCGGCTATCCCGGCCAGTCCTCCTCGGGAATCCCAAACCCGATGATCGGAGAGTGCCCGGTCGAGATGAACGAGGACGACATCCGGCAAGCCGTGCGATATTTCGTGGACGCTTCGTTGCGGACAAAGGAAGCGGGATACGACGGAGTCGAGTTCAACTTCGGCCACGGTTACCTGCAGCAGCAGTTCCTCTCCCCATCCCAGAACATTCGCAAGGACAAGTACGGAGGAAGCCTAGAGAACCGGATGCGGTTCTCCATGGAGGCGATCGACGCGGTCCGCGAAGCCGTGGGACGGAATTTCGTGGTGGGACTGCGCGCCGCTGGGGACGAGCTCATCCCGGAAGGGTATACCCTCGACGACGCCAAGGAGATCTTCTCCGCCTGGGCGCGAACCGGCAAGCTCGACTACCTGAATGTCACGGCCGCTTCCTATAAGTCAGGCGCCTACGCCGTTCCCCCGATGATGATCCCGCCGCGCCCCATGGTCTATCTTGCGGCGGAGATCAAGCAGCTCGTGGACCTTCCCGTCTTCACCGCGATCCGGATCAACGATCCGGTCACAGCGGAGGAAATCGTGAAGAATAACGAAGCGGACATGGTGGGGATGGCGCGGGGGATGATCTGCGACCCCGAATTGCCCAGGAAGGCGATGGAGGGGAGGCTCAACGACATTCGCCAGTGCATCGCCTGCAACCAGGGGTGCTGGGACCGGTTCTGTCATAAGGAGGCCATCACCTGTCTCCAGAACCCGGAAGCGGGATTCGAAGGGGTGCGGAAGATTTCGCCCGCTTCCGTGCGGAAGAAGGTGCTGGTGGTGGGCGGCGGGTGCGCAGGGATGGAGGCCGCCATCGTTGCCCGCAAGCGAGGTCACGATGTCGTGCTCTTCGAAAAGACGGGGGAACTGGGGGGAGCGATCAGGATCATGGCGGTGGTCCCCAGCCGTCAGGAGTTCGGGCAGGCGGTACGGTTCCTCAAGCATGAGCTGGAGCGCCTCGGCGTGGAAGTACGGATGAATACGGAGATGACGGCCGACGCAGTCATGAAGGAGCGGGCGGACGCGGTCATCCTTGCAACCGGGGCGCTCCCCATCGAAGACCCCGTTCCGGACAAGGTCGGACCGGGCTCCTCCATCGAGATCCGCCCGGGGGCGCACGTTGTTACGGTCGAGGACGTGTTGCAGAGGAAGGCGGTTTGCGGGAAGCGGGTGGTGATCGCGGATTACCAGAATTACTCGAAGGGACTCGCGGCCGCCGAGTTTCTTGCCGATCAGGGGAAAGACGTGACAGTGGTCATGCCCTTTCCCGTGCGGCTCTTTACCAGCAATCCCTACAATGTGGAGCTGATCACATTGGGATTGCAGTTCATGATTCTAAAGACCAAGGGGGTCCGGCGGGTGAGCGACCACCAGGTGAAGAAAGCGTTCCCCGGAAAGGTGGTCATCCGCGATGTTTTCACCGGTAAAGGGGAATCACTGGAGGCCGATACCCTGGTCCTTTCCTATTGGCGCAAAGCCAATGACGGGCTTTACGGGCAACTCAAAGGCAAGGTGCCGCAGATATACAAGGTCGGGGACGCCCTTGCGCCCCGGCTTCTCCTTGACGCCATCCACGAGGGGTACAGGGTTGCCTCGGAGATATAG
- a CDS encoding DUF1302 family protein: MEMFKKSALAVAVFLAAVMAQSLSHATEYFLLGENPLEVKGKLDARFSFRADKPEGFTFPRVGAGNLIQQRNLALIELNQTLSRQTDASAEIKYHIVGRALYDGVYDYGPKGFKDVRDNNKDEIDDFKKDAQIWEAYFDYTKGPAFFRVGRQNLSWGETDIFRLLDRINPLDDTFGGTFEDLDDRRIPIWMVRGMYNFGNVGPVSALTVEGFFNPGMGEQKVAPYAPYGTAYAFPTPPPSIPTRIHMPEKTFDSSRMGIRLAGVIADNYNFSIAQYRTLALSSYASDIPPAVVTFDPAAPGGPAAFQDIYYKPEWITGASLNFYEPHLEGVVRSEVAWFWEEPVFIPQVNAPLLFGKAESGKIPEKNVLRYMVGFDKNFWVRSLNDKSMMNVFLQYFAEYYPSFDDRQRIPLNKFPTGEFMTQKRYDQKITLIGYTSYMEGTLTPQLAVAYDPRRAWLVIPSIEKKYDPWAFKLAYSGIWGKDDVSLGILRDRKQVSFNITRNF, encoded by the coding sequence ATGGAGATGTTTAAGAAGTCCGCCCTTGCAGTGGCTGTTTTCCTTGCAGCGGTTATGGCGCAAAGCTTGTCCCATGCGACGGAATACTTTCTGCTTGGTGAAAATCCTTTGGAAGTAAAGGGGAAATTGGATGCGCGTTTTTCCTTCCGCGCGGACAAACCGGAAGGATTCACCTTTCCGAGAGTCGGCGCGGGCAACCTGATTCAACAAAGAAATCTCGCATTGATCGAACTGAACCAGACGCTCTCCAGGCAGACGGATGCCTCCGCGGAGATCAAGTATCACATCGTGGGCAGGGCCCTGTACGACGGGGTGTACGATTACGGGCCGAAAGGATTCAAAGACGTCCGCGATAACAATAAAGACGAGATCGACGACTTCAAGAAAGACGCGCAGATATGGGAAGCGTATTTCGACTATACGAAAGGACCGGCATTTTTCCGGGTCGGCCGCCAGAACCTGTCGTGGGGTGAAACGGACATCTTCCGGCTTCTGGACAGAATCAACCCGTTGGACGATACGTTCGGCGGGACGTTCGAAGATCTGGACGACCGGCGAATTCCCATTTGGATGGTACGGGGCATGTACAACTTCGGAAACGTCGGCCCCGTCTCCGCTCTTACGGTGGAAGGATTCTTCAATCCAGGTATGGGCGAACAGAAAGTAGCCCCGTATGCCCCTTACGGGACTGCATACGCCTTTCCGACGCCTCCGCCCAGCATTCCCACGCGAATCCATATGCCGGAGAAAACATTCGACAGCAGCCGGATGGGGATACGGCTCGCCGGCGTGATCGCCGACAATTACAACTTCTCTATCGCACAGTATCGCACTCTGGCTCTTTCTTCCTACGCCAGCGATATCCCGCCCGCCGTCGTGACATTCGATCCTGCCGCCCCCGGAGGACCGGCCGCGTTCCAGGATATTTATTACAAGCCCGAGTGGATAACCGGCGCGTCGCTGAATTTCTACGAACCGCATCTCGAGGGTGTCGTCCGCTCGGAAGTCGCTTGGTTCTGGGAGGAACCGGTGTTTATCCCCCAGGTCAATGCCCCTCTTCTGTTCGGGAAAGCCGAATCGGGAAAGATTCCGGAGAAGAACGTGTTGAGGTACATGGTTGGATTCGACAAGAACTTCTGGGTTCGATCCCTTAACGATAAATCGATGATGAACGTGTTCCTGCAATATTTCGCCGAATATTATCCTTCGTTCGATGACCGGCAGCGCATTCCGTTGAATAAATTCCCCACCGGCGAATTTATGACCCAGAAGCGCTACGACCAGAAAATCACCTTGATCGGGTATACGAGTTACATGGAAGGGACACTTACTCCTCAACTCGCCGTGGCATACGATCCCCGCAGGGCCTGGCTTGTGATCCCATCGATCGAGAAAAAATATGATCCGTGGGCGTTCAAGCTGGCGTACAGCGGGATATGGGGGAAAGACGACGTAAGCCTCGGGATATTGCGCGATCGCAAGCAGGTCTCCTTCAACATAACCAGGAATTTTTAA